Proteins encoded by one window of Venturia canescens isolate UGA chromosome 2, ASM1945775v1, whole genome shotgun sequence:
- the LOC122405822 gene encoding uncharacterized protein — protein sequence MGKYCAYPGCRTGRCAERSQRKRLGKRQASVFKVPKHMVHRWSEAVQQDLTTEQFICELHFADKSVVREDRVVRTDGVIEMVPRSKYLLVDDAVPIAVQNKENANDASLPGLSNAPSTGQIENNILDDTDRRDRRMTCSDGDGDDDGDDHDQIGFTTFGDHLLKTTSESSLASSFAYDDVRDVPFGYNSDAMDITSEEPVSDDVREEANDEGGVCSVESVIDRLKQALLPESWCWTMNPREESGIVFVQIDRHTFQSRMKLFLHNDLSVTIQAFDSEVTIECGRIMTSIEEIIQFLRHAENGIVCCGVGLESEKRAENCSGFVGAALYSKFVPTPRCTACKQRRKILQNRKNRRKTDVRARYARSKQTSEQRQRQCRRLKQKVYSLLTKCRSAKLLTSIAKQ from the exons ATGGGAAAATATTGTGCTTACCCTGGGTGTCGGACCGGTCGCTGTGCAGAGCGGTCACAGCGAAAGCGGTTGGGGAAAAGGCAGGCTTCAGTATTCAAGGTGCCAAAG CATATGGTTCATCGCTGGAGTGAAGCAGTCCAACAGGACCTCACGACGGAGCAGTTCATATGTGAACTCCACTTTGCGGACAAGAGTGTTGTTCGAGAAGACCGTGTTGTCAGGACTGATGGTGTCATCGAAATGGTCCCTCGTAGCAAATATTTGCTTGTCGATGATGCAGTGCCGATTGCAGTTCAGAATAAG GAGAACGCTAATGACGCCAGCTTGCCGGGACTATCGAACGCGCCTTCAACTGGACAGATTGAGAACAATATCCTGGACGACACTGATCGACGGGATCGACGGATGACGTGCAGTGATGGTGATGGTGACGATGATGGAGACGATCATGATCAAATCGGATTTACCACTTTTGGTGACCACCTTTTGAAGACGACGTCGGAAAGTTCGCTTGCCAGTAGTTTC GCGTATGATGACGTGCGTGATGTACCGTTTGGGTACAACAGTGATGCAATGGACATCACTTCGGAAGAGCCTGTTAGCGACGATGTTCGG GAAGAAGCTAATGATGAAGGCGGAGTATGCAGCGTTGAAAGTGTGATCGATCGACTCAAACAGGCATTGTTGCCCGAGAGTTGGTGTTGGACAATGAATCCTCGCGAGGAATCTGGCATCGTCTTCGTACAAATCGACAGACACACATTTCAATCGCGTATGAAACTTTTTCTGCATAACGATCTTTCTGTCACG ATTCAAGCTTTCGACAGCGAGGTCACGATCGAATGCGGGAGAATTATGACGTCCATTGAAGAAATAATTCAGTTTCTGCGTCACGCGGAAAATGGCATCGTGTGCTGTGGAGTTGGGCTAGAGAGCGAAAA GCGCGCAGAAAATTGTTCCGGCTTTGTAGGAGCGGCATTATACAGCAAGTTCGTGCCAACACCCCGGTGCACTGCTTGCAAACAAAGGCGCAAAATCCtacaaaatcgaaaaaatcgtcgcAAGACGGATGTTCGTGCTCGATACGCCCGGAGTAAACAGACATCAGAGCAGCGGCAACGCCAATGTCGCCGTTTAAAGCAAAAG GTGTACTCCTTGTTGACGAAATGTCGCTCAGCGAAGCTATTAACTTCGATCGCAAAACAATGA
- the RpL31 gene encoding 60S ribosomal protein L31: MPKTNEKKGKSAINEVVTREYTVNLHKRLHGVGFKKRAPRAIKEIRKFAEKQMGTPDVRIDTRLNKQLWSKGIRNVPFRVRVRLSRRRNDDEDSVNKLYTLVTYIPVATFKGLQTENVDASQD; encoded by the exons ATGCCAAAAACTAATGAGAAGAAGGGCAAGAGTGCCATTAACGAGGTTGTGACTCGTGAATACACCGTAAATCTACACAAAAGACTCCACGGAGTAGGCTTTAAAAAACGTGCGCCACGCGCTATTAAGGAAATCCGCAAGTTTGCTGAGAAGCAAATGGGTACTCCTGATGTCAGAATTGACACAAGGTTGAACAAACAGCTCTGGTCCAAGGGAATCAG GAATGTACCTTTCCGTGTTCGTGTTCGTTTGAGCCGAAGGAGAAACGATGATGAAGATTCGGTGAATAAATTGTACACCCTTGTAACATACATACCTGTGGCTACGTTCAAGGGACTGCAAACAGAAAACGTTGACGCAAGTCAAGACTAA